TTGTGAATAACGGGGTGGAAACCGTCGATCCAGAATGCAAGGTGCTGAATGGGTATCTGGAACAGAGCAATACGGCCATTTTTGAAGAAATGGTGGGAATGATGACGACCATGCGCAACTACGAAGCATGTCAGAAAATGCTGCAGACGGTAGATGATGCGGAAGAAAAGATGATGAGCAAGCTCGTTTAGCGAGCCAAGGAGAACGTTATGGAAAGAGCAATGTGGTCATCGGTTACGGGAATGAGAGCGTCGGAAATGTCGCTCGACAACATCGCTAATAATCTAGCGAATATTAACACTACGGCCTATAAGCCGGGAAAAGTGGCCTTTCAGGATATGCTGTATTCCACGCTAACCACCCCGGGAGCTACGAACGGGGATAGTGAGATCCCGGCGGGGATTCAGCTGGGGCATGGCACGAAGGTGGCGGAAATATCCAAACAATTCACCCAGGGTGCACTGAGGGAAACCGGCGGTGATCTGGATCTGGCCATCGAAGGACAGGGCTTTTTCGAGGTCGTCATGCCGGACGGCACTTCGGCGTATACCCGTGACGGTTCTTTCCGGGCGACCTCGACCGGTGATGTGGTTACCGTGGAAGGGTATCGGGTTGCCAATTTTCCGTCCATTCCCAGCGGCACCACAGAGGTTACGCTGGCACCGGACGGTTCGGTTACGATGCTGGTGAACGGCTCCTCGGTTTCCGGGCAGCAGATTTCGTTGGCGCGCTTTGCCAATCCGGAGGGGCTGCGCAGCATGGGGCACAATTTATATATGGAGACGGATGCCAGCGGAACCGCGGAAACCGGGCTGACGCCGGGCGAGAACGGGATGGGGCAGATTATGCAGCGCTATCTGGAAACATCCAGCGTGAATGCCGCCGAAGAGTTGGTGAACATGATCTTGACGCAGCGGGCCTATGAGGCCAACTCAAAGGCCATTAAAGCCAGCGATGAGATGTCGTCGATCGCAAATAATTTACAGAGATAAATCATGAAACGGTTTTTATTCATTTTGATCGTGCTGGGTGGTTTTACCGTTAGTCTCCGGGCGGAAACCATGATGTTTTTGAAGAGCTCTGTTGAGGTGAATGGCAAGGATGTTCTGCTGGGCGACCTGGTGGTGGATTCAAAACTTATTCCGAAGGATTGGGCGGCCCGTCGTGTCATGGCAGCTCCGCCGGCAGGCGAAGCGACCTATTATTCCCTTACGGCGGTGGCCCAGGGATTGGCTCGTTACGAGGATATGACGCGCGTGACGCTGAGCGGTGAGCCTGTGCTGACCATTGCCCGGCGGGATCGGGTGATGGAAAAGGATGAATTCTATAAACCGCTGTGCGATTACCTCAGCAAGAACGAGCCTTGGAAAAATAACGATTTCGATGTCAATATTCTGAATATTCCCCGCAATACGCGAATCCCCGCGGGCGAAACCACGTTTGAAATCAAGCAGTTCGACCGGAAAACGTCAAAAGGCTATAGCGTGGCCTATGTCTCGGTGATGGTGGATGGCATGGAGGAAGTCGAAGTGCCTGTGGGGATCGAAATTCAGTTTCTCAGCGAGGTGTGGGTGGTGGCGAGAAATCTCGAGCGCGGACACATTCTTACTGAATCCGACTTGCGCAGTGAAATGCACGCGATCGACTCCAACGGAAATTATTTATCGAGTCAGGAACAGGTGACCGGGTATGAAGTTTCCCGTGCACTAACTGCCGGAGACCTGCTCCGCAGCAATGCGGTAAGTAAGCCGCTGTGCGTCAAACGAGGTGACTGGGTGGCGATTAATGCGCTCAGCAAAAATTTACATGTCACCTTGCGCGGGAAGGCGATGGCGAATGGCCGTCTGGGCGACCGCATTATGTGTGTTAACGAACGTTCCCAACGTCAGGTACTGGTTGAATTAACCGGTTCGGGCAACGGGGTATTGGTCCGATTGTAGGAGGTGTTATGAAACGAATTATTGCATGTGTGCTCTGTCTGGCAACGGCGGCAATGGCTGAAGAAGGCGGGTTGGCTAAGCGGATGTATGCCGACCGTACTGCGCGTCAGGTCGGCGATCTGGTGACCGTTGCAATTGAGGAGCAATCTTCCGTTCAGAAAGATGCTTCCGACGATCGCAGCAAGTCTGCAGATGGGAATATGTCGTTCAATTTTCCGGGGATGGAAGCCAATGGAAAAGCCATGTGGGATGCGCTCAGATTGCCGGAATGGTCTGTAGGGGCCTCCAAAAATTATTCCGCTTCCGGAGGCAAAGCGAGTTCCGATGCTTTTTCTGCATCGATTACGGTGCACATCACTGAAAAGCTGCCGAACGGGAACTTAATGATTATGGGGGACCGTAAGGTGAATATCGATGGCGATATTATTCTGTTTACCCTCAGCGGAATGATTCGGCCTGACGATATTAACCGCTCGAATACCGTACTTTCTTCACGGATTGCCGGGGCAGCGATTACCTATGAAACCGTGGGTGAGTTTGGCAAAAGCCAACGCAAAGGGCTGTTTTCACGTACGCTGGATTGGATTATCCCGTTTTAGGAACTGATGAAAATGAAAACGCAAAAAAATAGTAACCGGCTGCTTTCAATATGTTGCGTAGCCTTGTTTCTGTTGGCCCTCCCGGTGAGTGCCCAGCTTGGTGCGGCGCAGGTTCGGCTCAAAGACCTGGTTCGGATTCAAGGAGTTGAACGGATTGATCTCGTTGGATATGGAGTGGTGGTTGGTCTGAATAAGACCGGGGACAAGGATATCGAACTGGCCAAGCGGACGGTATCAAACTTGATGAAAAACTTTAATATATTCATCGATTCAAGTGATATCAGCAGTAAAAACGTGGCGGTTGTCATGGTTACGGCGTCCGTCGAGCCGTTTCATCGCAGAGGCGACCGGGTGGGTATTCAGGTGGCTTCCATGGGCGATGCCACATCGTTGCAGGGGGGGATTTTGTTAATGACTCCTCTGTTGGATCCTGACGGAAAAACCTACGCCATAGCGCAAGGCGCACTGGTTGTTGGTGGTTATAGCGCCGGCGTAGGCGGTCCGGGGGGCTCCACAGAAACAAAAAATTTCCCGACGGTCGGCCGTATCCCCAATGGAGCAACCTTGAAATTTGACCACGATGTTGAATTCATCAAAGAGGGGAAACTTGAGCTTGTGCTGCGTCAGCCGGATTTCACGACGGCACAGCGTATTGCCGAAGTGGTTTCTTCGGTTTCCCACAACGGATCCGTTGCCGAGGATGCCGGAACGGTACGGATCACGATCCCGAAAGATGTTCTGGAGGTCGGACTGACCAGCCAATTTATATCAACCATTGAATCGTTGCGGGTTACCCCCGATCGCCGCGCACGGGTGGTGGTTAATGAGCGAACCGGAACGGTGGTATTGGGCGGCGAAGTTATGATCAGCACAGCGATCGTGGCACATGGTAATCTGACGGTACGCGTGGGTTCCACTCAAGGCGTGTCCCAGCCCGGCGCCTTTTCTCGAGTGGGTGAAACGGCAGTTATTGAGGATGTGCAGACCGAGGTGGTAGACGAACCGGCCAAAATTATGGTCGTGCCTCGCACCACCAGCGTGCAGGAACTCGCCGATGTGCTGAATCAACTGGGAGCGTCGCCGCGCGATTTGATCTCAATTCTTGATGCGCTGCAGAATCTCGGCGCATTACAGATGGAACTCATAACTCTTTAGGTGCAGCGATGAACGTATCCGCCATTTCAATGAACGAGACCAACGCCGCCGATTTTCAGGCGCAGCAGAAACTGAAAGAAGCGTGTGACGGCGTGGAAGGGCTGTTTCTGAAAATTCTGCTCAAAGAAGGTATGCAGGGTATGCTCGAAAGTGCCGAAGGGCATTCGGGGTCGGCCCTGAGTTATGCTTTGGAGCAAACCGCCGACGAAATTGCCCGTAACAGCGATACGGGTATTGCCGAGAACATCTATGCACAGCTTTCAGCCAACCTGTAAAAAAAGCGGAGAATTTCAATGAATGATACTTGTTTGATGGGCAGAATTAAAGCACTTGAGGCTTCAGCAAGAGAGCTGCAGGACAGTTTGCTTTCGCGCGATACGGAATGTATTTGGAGCAATCTTTCCAAACAGGAGGAATCGCTTGAAGCGCTTAACCGCGTTCAGCGGGAAGCTGGGGATGGGTTGAAGGAGGAAGTTCATAATAATCCCGAAATCCGTCATCTGCTCAAGCGAAGCCTGACCGTTGTGCAGGCCAATCGGGCGTTGACGCAGCGATTCCTGGACGTGGTTGGACAGACGCTGTCGCGTCTGAGTGGCGGTGAGCCCCCGACCTATACCGGCTATGGAACTGCCGCGGTCCGCAGAGCTCCTATACTCGTGAGTCAACAAGGATAAATCGCATGTCTGGATTGAACGATCTTCTCCAACTCAGCGGCACCGGACTGCGTGCCTATCAAAATCAAATCAACGTTTTCAGCAATAACATTGCGAATGTCAGCACGAGTGGTTACAGCCGTCGTTCGCTCGATCTTGAAACAGGTATTCCTGATGATGGATTGGGCACGGGGGTTCAGTCCGGCGAGGTGTCGCGGCTCTACAATATTATGGGCCGCAATGCGCTTTTGCAGGAGTTGCCGAACGCCGGTTATCATACTGAAATGTCGACGTATCTTTCGGATCTGGAATCGCTGATCGGCGGGGGAACCGGTGGTTTGGATCAGGCCCTTAATGATTTTGAAACGGCACTGCAGGATGCGATTGCTTCGCCGGAGGATTTAGCCGCACGCACCGTATTGCTGCAAAGTGCTTCTTCACTGGCGTCTGGATTGAATCAGCTCGATAGTGCGCTGGAGAAGGTGGACAGCCTGTGGGGTACCACGGCCGATACCGTCGATGAACTCAACGGATTGACGGCTCAGCTGCAGGATTTAAATCGAAACATCACCCGTGCCGAATCGGCGGGACGATCGGTTCCGGACCTGCTTGATCAGCGCGATCAGCTTGTGCAGGAATTGGCTGCTCAGGCCAATGTGGCCGTTTCGCCGGACTACCGCATTACGCTGGGTGGGCAGGAGCTGGTCTCTGCCGACGGACTCAATCGACAGGAGCTGACGGTGGATACCGCTAATGCTTTTTCTGTGAACGGGACAGATATAACGTCATCGGTGACCGGCGGAAAATTGGCTGCACGGGTAGCTGCGGCAGATACAGCAACGGCATTGAAAAATCAGATCAATACCCTGGCCGAAACCCTCATTTCTGAGACCAATTCCGTTTTTGATACGGCTTATAATCTGAAGGGTGAACGTCCGGCGGATCTGGGCTACACCTTTTTTACCGGGACGGATGCAAGCGATATTGCCGTGGATACAAATCTTTACGACCCCGCCAATCCCATGGGGGCTCATCCTGAACGGGTGGCCCTTGCGGCAACACGCGCAAGTGACGGTCCGCCGCCGGTTCCCAACGCAGGTGACAATACAGCGGGTCTGTCGCTTTTTGCTACATTGGACGGATCACTCAGCGCACTGAACGATCAATCATTATCGGGGTTCTTGACGCAGATTGAAACCACGCTCGGTGGCGCGGTGAACGAAGAGACGCAACTGGCGGCCGGCAGTGCAAGTGTTGTCGAAATGTTCGACAATCAGATGCTCTCCGTCTCCGGCGTCAACCTTGATGAAGAACTCTTGAATCTGATGAGTGCGCAGAAAGCCTACGAAGCCTGCGCACGTGTGATGTCAACGGCAAGCAGCCTGCTAGACACCCTTATAACTCTCGGACGTTAACCCAAGGAAAAAAGTGATGAAGAAGAAGTCTAAACAGAAAGCAAAGCGGGCCAACAAACCGGCTAAAGCTCCCGTTAAGGGCAACCTCGAAGCATTATCCGATTATTTCGATTCCTACCTTACGGCTTTAGCGGTTGTGACAGCCCGGCATTAGGCGAGGATACTACCGTAGTATTTCGTGAGCGGAAAACGGGGAACGCGGATGGAAGCGGGCGGTGCTCCGTGCTGGATATGGAGTATCTCCGGTAGGGATTGTGCGGCTGGTTCTCTGTATTTTGAGATTTTGTCTCGCATAGGTGAAAGTTCTGTTGGAAGAGCTGAAGTCCGCAACGGGGTGCTTTAATTTGCCCTTACAGCAAGGGGAGGTCATGCTCGCAAATTTAACCGTCTTTCAGTCGGTTTTTCATCCAGCTCGGTTCTGTTTAGGAAAGTAACCTTTAAAGAGGTAGATCCTGTTTTGGGCATCCGGGGTTAACGGAGCCTATGCGACTTCGCCAACAAACTTCTAGCGATGACTTGCATAAATAGAACAAGTTGTCTGTTGCAATATCCGGTTTGTTCAGTATTTTTTGAACATCATGAATGATGGGGCTGCGATAATTCCGGAATTGGATGAATTGGAGAGCGAGATTATTGCTCTTTTTGTCCGGGTGGCGGATATGCTGAATCTGCCGCGTTCGGTGGGGGAGATTTACGGTCTTCTTTTTATTTCCACGGATCCGCTCTGTCTCGATGATTGCCGGGTGCGTCTCAACATCAGTAAAGGTTCCACCAGCCAGGGACTCAAAATTCTACGTTCATTCGGGGCGATCCGGGCGGTATA
This is a stretch of genomic DNA from Pontiella agarivorans. It encodes these proteins:
- the flgG gene encoding flagellar basal-body rod protein FlgG, with product MERAMWSSVTGMRASEMSLDNIANNLANINTTAYKPGKVAFQDMLYSTLTTPGATNGDSEIPAGIQLGHGTKVAEISKQFTQGALRETGGDLDLAIEGQGFFEVVMPDGTSAYTRDGSFRATSTGDVVTVEGYRVANFPSIPSGTTEVTLAPDGSVTMLVNGSSVSGQQISLARFANPEGLRSMGHNLYMETDASGTAETGLTPGENGMGQIMQRYLETSSVNAAEELVNMILTQRAYEANSKAIKASDEMSSIANNLQR
- the flgA gene encoding flagellar basal body P-ring formation chaperone FlgA — its product is MKRFLFILIVLGGFTVSLRAETMMFLKSSVEVNGKDVLLGDLVVDSKLIPKDWAARRVMAAPPAGEATYYSLTAVAQGLARYEDMTRVTLSGEPVLTIARRDRVMEKDEFYKPLCDYLSKNEPWKNNDFDVNILNIPRNTRIPAGETTFEIKQFDRKTSKGYSVAYVSVMVDGMEEVEVPVGIEIQFLSEVWVVARNLERGHILTESDLRSEMHAIDSNGNYLSSQEQVTGYEVSRALTAGDLLRSNAVSKPLCVKRGDWVAINALSKNLHVTLRGKAMANGRLGDRIMCVNERSQRQVLVELTGSGNGVLVRL
- a CDS encoding flagellar basal body L-ring protein FlgH yields the protein MKRIIACVLCLATAAMAEEGGLAKRMYADRTARQVGDLVTVAIEEQSSVQKDASDDRSKSADGNMSFNFPGMEANGKAMWDALRLPEWSVGASKNYSASGGKASSDAFSASITVHITEKLPNGNLMIMGDRKVNIDGDIILFTLSGMIRPDDINRSNTVLSSRIAGAAITYETVGEFGKSQRKGLFSRTLDWIIPF
- a CDS encoding flagellar basal body P-ring protein FlgI, translating into MKTQKNSNRLLSICCVALFLLALPVSAQLGAAQVRLKDLVRIQGVERIDLVGYGVVVGLNKTGDKDIELAKRTVSNLMKNFNIFIDSSDISSKNVAVVMVTASVEPFHRRGDRVGIQVASMGDATSLQGGILLMTPLLDPDGKTYAIAQGALVVGGYSAGVGGPGGSTETKNFPTVGRIPNGATLKFDHDVEFIKEGKLELVLRQPDFTTAQRIAEVVSSVSHNGSVAEDAGTVRITIPKDVLEVGLTSQFISTIESLRVTPDRRARVVVNERTGTVVLGGEVMISTAIVAHGNLTVRVGSTQGVSQPGAFSRVGETAVIEDVQTEVVDEPAKIMVVPRTTSVQELADVLNQLGASPRDLISILDALQNLGALQMELITL
- the flgK gene encoding flagellar hook-associated protein FlgK, with product MSGLNDLLQLSGTGLRAYQNQINVFSNNIANVSTSGYSRRSLDLETGIPDDGLGTGVQSGEVSRLYNIMGRNALLQELPNAGYHTEMSTYLSDLESLIGGGTGGLDQALNDFETALQDAIASPEDLAARTVLLQSASSLASGLNQLDSALEKVDSLWGTTADTVDELNGLTAQLQDLNRNITRAESAGRSVPDLLDQRDQLVQELAAQANVAVSPDYRITLGGQELVSADGLNRQELTVDTANAFSVNGTDITSSVTGGKLAARVAAADTATALKNQINTLAETLISETNSVFDTAYNLKGERPADLGYTFFTGTDASDIAVDTNLYDPANPMGAHPERVALAATRASDGPPPVPNAGDNTAGLSLFATLDGSLSALNDQSLSGFLTQIETTLGGAVNEETQLAAGSASVVEMFDNQMLSVSGVNLDEELLNLMSAQKAYEACARVMSTASSLLDTLITLGR